The Mucilaginibacter gracilis genomic interval GTCGGTTTGAGGATTTACCGTTCCTACACCCGAAAAATCGATGTTCTTGGTGTTCAGGTCGGCAAGTTGAGCCCAAGTTTCCTCGTCTGTACCGGCTTCATTCGAATTAATAAAATAGCCGTTGCCGTACATATAACGCAGGTGACCATAAAGAGAGGTGATACCTCCCTGGACTCCTGCTTGTGTTTTAAAGAAATCCGGCGTAAAAGTAGCGCGCGGCGTTTCGTCCAGGATCTTCTTGCACCCGGTTAGGGCGAATGCAGTTAACACTGATACTTGAAAGAACTTTCTATATACTCGTTTCATATTCGTGTATTTTAAAATGTTACGTTTAATCCTAATAAATAGTTACGTGTACTCGGCGTATTATAACCTACGGTCAGCAACCGACTTTGTCCGCTACCGTAAGCAACTGCCATATTTGAGCTATCGTTAGCGTAGCTGTTAGGCTCGGGGTCCTGTTTAGAAAGTTTGTAATAGGGCGAGAAGAAGATAAACGGATTCTGAGCGGTAGTATAAACATGCAGCTTTTTGATTCCGGCTGACTTCAACCATTTGCCAGCAACATTATAGCCTAAGGTTATGGCACGTATCTTCATGTAAGAGGCGTCGAAATAACCTGAAGTAGACCCATATTTAGGATTGTTACTGCTTTTCGGACTGGCAGGATCAGGGAACTGGGCGTTCGGGTTATCTGGTGTCCAATAGTCGATATTGATCTGACCGGCCCTACCAGACTCCAAGTTCAGGTAACCGTTTGCGCCGTATAAGGTGCTGTTTAAAATACCTCCATGTACAAAGGCGCCGACTATCGAAAAGTCGAACGCTTTGTAGGCAACCCGGGTATTAAAACCTCCCTGAAAGTCGGGATCAGCATCCAGCACCTGTTGATCAGCAGCACTGATGTTTCGGGTAGGAGAGCCATCAGGATTATATGTTCCGGTATAGAGCACTTTAACCATTCCGGGAACGCCCGCAGGTCCTTCATACTGCTTTACGGTAGCAGCTTCGCTTGCTTGCCATATGCCAATTTTCTTGTAGTCATATATCACGTTAAGCGGATGTCCAACAAACAACCAATTGTTTACATCTTGTTGCTGTCCGGATGCCAGTGCAGTTATACGGTTAACATTACGGTAAAAGTTAACACCTGCTTCCCAGGTCCATCCATTCTTGTTGTTGATGATCACGCCATTCAAAGTGATCTCAAAACCTTTGTTCGATGTCGAACCTACGTTACCTGTATAACTGCTTACTCCTGATGTTGCAGGCAAGCCGACACTTAGTAAAAGGTTATCCGTTTCGGTGATATAGGCTTCAGCGGTACCGGTGAGTCGATTATTGAATAAAGAGAAATCCAGGCCCAGGTTCTTGGTCTTAGAATATTCCCAGCCAAGATCAGGATTAGGTAGCTGGGTAACGTAGTAACCGTTGGCGTTGGTTGCACCAAAGTTGTAAGGTCGTACACTTAACTGACCTAGTGTCGCATAAGGTGCTACTGATTGATTGGATGTTTCCCCATAACCGACCCTAAGCTTCAAACTATTTACCCAACTGAGATTTTGCATAAATGACTCTTTATTGATATTCCAACCAATGGAAACAGCCGGATAGTCATGCCACTTATGTCCTGTAGCTAGTCTGGAGGAAGCATCACGGCGGTAAGTTGCGGTAAGTAAATATCTATCGTCATAAGTATAGATGATACGGCCCATCAAAGACATTAATCCGCTTTGGTTGTACGCTTGATTATTAGGATCGATCGTAATATCATCGTTGCTGCCGCTTGAAGTTTGTCCTAAATTGTAGAATTGAAAGCTATCGCCTGCGATATTCTTTCTGCTGATATTTGACGCATTATAGGTTGTCTGCTCTGATGAGTATAACGCCGTTACGTTCAGGTTGTGTTTTTGAGCAAAAGTCTTGTCATAAAAAAGCAAATTCTCAACCGTCCATTGCGTTGTCCGCGAATTACCTATCGAGGCAGTATTAGGATTGTTGGGATCAGTGTTAAATACGCCCACGCCTGTATAGCTGCCTGAATTACTCGTACGGATGTTCCCTCCCAGATTAAGATGATACCTCAAGCCCTCTACTCCCGGGATCTTCATATCAACGTAAGCAGAGTTATAAGAAGCCAGGTCTTTAGTTGTATTGACGTATTTATCGCCCAAAGCAG includes:
- a CDS encoding SusC/RagA family TonB-linked outer membrane protein, which encodes MTVYSQKKVIRYSESSFKSIFILAFIVLLSLSSLSLYAQNIKIQGRVLDPAGQSVPGASIRVKGTQNGVTTDANGNFQLSAPGNSTLEVSFIGYATQEKAVNNQTKITITLVSDTKTLQDVVVIGYGSQRRESVTGSVASISGANLNAVPSANIAQALQGRLAGVDVQQSSTKPGATAQIRIRGTRSINASNDPLIVLDGIPFAGTIADISPDDIKSVDILKDASATAIYGSRGSNGVVLITTRKGSTGQAPQISYNGYGMVKDVMKYQMMQSEQYLALRKRAGLYTAPGTDEDATGNTNTDWQDLFYRKPATTQNHDINVTGATSSKGTYKFGVGYYRDEAPIPLSQYNRISLRGSVDQEIGKYFRIGFTTNDNYSITDGANLGMYGVLNMSPLANPFNSDGSTKRLVVLPADQPWVYTRETLAALGDKYVNTTKDLASYNSAYVDMKIPGVEGLRYHLNLGGNIRTSNSGSYTGVGVFNTDPNNPNTASIGNSRTTQWTVENLLFYDKTFAQKHNLNVTALYSSEQTTYNASNISRKNIAGDSFQFYNLGQTSSGSNDDITIDPNNQAYNQSGLMSLMGRIIYTYDDRYLLTATYRRDASSRLATGHKWHDYPAVSIGWNINKESFMQNLSWVNSLKLRVGYGETSNQSVAPYATLGQLSVRPYNFGATNANGYYVTQLPNPDLGWEYSKTKNLGLDFSLFNNRLTGTAEAYITETDNLLLSVGLPATSGVSSYTGNVGSTSNKGFEITLNGVIINNKNGWTWEAGVNFYRNVNRITALASGQQQDVNNWLFVGHPLNVIYDYKKIGIWQASEAATVKQYEGPAGVPGMVKVLYTGTYNPDGSPTRNISAADQQVLDADPDFQGGFNTRVAYKAFDFSIVGAFVHGGILNSTLYGANGYLNLESGRAGQINIDYWTPDNPNAQFPDPASPKSSNNPKYGSTSGYFDASYMKIRAITLGYNVAGKWLKSAGIKKLHVYTTAQNPFIFFSPYYKLSKQDPEPNSYANDSSNMAVAYGSGQSRLLTVGYNTPSTRNYLLGLNVTF